Proteins encoded in a region of the Procambarus clarkii isolate CNS0578487 chromosome 28, FALCON_Pclarkii_2.0, whole genome shotgun sequence genome:
- the mRpL19 gene encoding large ribosomal subunit protein bL19m yields MKMAGITTKTSFILKNITSTRILSAPRQFSGFKWFRKGPAQVSTAKVLPYRKAQDGDSEKQLQMPHDFRIAFPEFLPDPKPEWRNRLREKLERHDMLARRAIMEIPEFYVGSIMAVSVGDPNASGKTNRFVGICIQRGGTGLRSWFILRNVIDHQGIEIRYEMYSPLIQNIEVLRLEKRLDDELLYLRDALPEYSTFPLDMIPEILQEGAPVPINPLKVQLRGRPWHERWERKNLQGVMDLGLPEKFYKRAKLLEKPWEKYDLMKDYRATIPEEEQVDIFREISPQYQQLEASRRHSKRRRAQVTRV; encoded by the exons ATGAAAATGGCCGGCATTACCACAAAAACTTCTTTCATCTTAAAGAATATCACCTCAACGAGGATATTGAGCGCACCAAGACAATTCTCAG GTTTTAAATGGTTTAGAAAAGGACCTGCCCAGGTTTCAACAGCAAAAGTTCTTCCCTATAGGAAAGCTCAGGATGGTGACAGTGAAAAACAGCTACAAATGCCTCATGACTTCAG GATAGCGTTTCCAGAGTTTCTGCCTGATCCAAAACCTGAATGGAGAAACAGACTCCGCGAAAAGCTGGAACGGCATGATATGTTGGCACGCAGGGCTATTATGGAAATCCCTGAGTTTTATGTTG GTTCCATCATGGCTGTGTCTGTTGGAGATCCCAATGCTTCAGGCAAAACAAATCGATTTGTAGGGATTTGTATTCAACGTGGTGGAACAGGTCTACGATCATGGTTTATTCTTCGAAATGTAATTGATCATCAAG GCATTGAAATCAGGTATGAAATGTATTCTCCGTTAATTCAAAATATTGAGGTGTTGCGACTGGAGAAGCGTCTGGATGATGAGCTTCTGTATCTCCGTGATGCTTTACCTGAATACTCTACCTTTCCTCTGGATATGATACCTGAGATTCTGCAGGAAGGAGCTCCTGTACCAATTAATCCTCTAAAG GTGCAATTAAGAGGTCGGCCATGGCATGAGCGGTGGGAGAGAAAAAATCTACAGGGCGTAATGGACCTAGGTCTACCTGAAAAATTCTATAAACGTGCAAAATTGCTGGAGAAACCATGGGAGAAGTATGATCTCATGAAAGATTACAG AGCAACAATACCAGAGGAGGAGCAGGTTGACATCTTCAGAGAAATATCTCCTCAATATCAACAGTTGgaagcttcaagaagacactCAAAGAGACGACGTGCGCAAGTTACTAGAGTTTAA